From the Nitrospira sp. genome, one window contains:
- a CDS encoding HAD family hydrolase, whose translation MIQTEQRGLASTVAAFFDVDNTILPGEASELRFFRWLWRRGIVGWPEARDSIAWLLRHVPPVSFHPLRQRKLYLAGKPSQVIEPLGEEFCREELCPRVSAVAMRKLDEHRRAGHAIIFVTGSLDFLIAPVADALRADRCFASQLEQQQGLYTGLLVPPLPYGVGKRQLIDRLTHEFTLDLSQCYAYGDSPGDVDLLRAVGHPTVVNPIRGMDAIARRHNWPVVKWP comes from the coding sequence ATGATACAGACTGAACAACGAGGCCTTGCCTCTACCGTTGCCGCATTTTTCGATGTCGATAATACGATCTTGCCCGGCGAAGCAAGTGAATTGCGATTTTTCCGCTGGCTGTGGCGTCGCGGGATCGTCGGCTGGCCAGAAGCTCGAGACAGCATTGCATGGCTCTTGCGGCATGTTCCTCCTGTGTCGTTCCATCCCCTCCGCCAGCGGAAGCTGTACTTGGCGGGGAAGCCTTCACAAGTGATTGAACCGTTAGGTGAAGAATTTTGTCGGGAAGAACTCTGCCCTCGCGTTTCGGCCGTCGCCATGCGCAAGCTCGATGAGCACCGCCGCGCAGGTCATGCCATCATTTTCGTGACGGGGTCGCTCGACTTTCTGATCGCTCCCGTTGCCGACGCACTTCGAGCAGATCGGTGTTTTGCCAGTCAGTTGGAGCAACAGCAGGGTCTGTATACCGGTTTGCTTGTGCCTCCACTCCCGTACGGAGTGGGAAAGCGTCAACTGATCGATCGGCTGACCCACGAATTCACATTGGATCTATCTCAATGCTATGCGTATGGAGATAGTCCGGGAGATGTTGACCTCCTCCGTGCTGTAGGACACCCAACAGTGGTCAATCCGATTCGGGGAATGGATGCGATTGCCCGTCGTCATAACTGGCCCGTTGTCAAGTGGCCATGA